In Pseudofrankia saprophytica, one genomic interval encodes:
- a CDS encoding PP2C family protein-serine/threonine phosphatase — translation MGGSAGVRHGVRVLVGLAVVAIVATMVLAVYSSVRANDAAAERANRLDPAATVTAQLYTAFVDQRSALRGYLISDGANDKLLDPFRDAERNIPVLTASLRDLVTDFPDLLTRVDALSRTYQTWRTGVVRSELDEAAGGNALAAQLLEISDESLLRFRDLRSATEGLTKAIADEQSAATGRVKNSADLLLTSVGTIVAVLLAMSLLMLVLSRRWLIVPINELRRAVNAVAAGRHDTTIPAVGPREIVDLAGNVETMRAQLVSLVRQNERSWEALAQEGPAVLALRDALTPSSLRDTAGLELLGRVDPAEGALAGDWFDAIEMPDGRVAIVVGDVAGHGAASGVFALRLKQLLTASLSRGSEPATAVQWVVEALGDTDETFATVLIAVVDPWDGEIIYANAGHPDALVLRAARPAAAGAGARTRARAAAGYRPGYGGGRGEPGGRGDFDELEDLDDLDELGDGDGLGDVNDLVGLDRLDDLDDPEGLDRLAGLGLVEPLASTGPLMSSLVAEPGAWRTGRLRLGHGDVLFVYTDGLVEARDDGGRLFGRHRLVGELVRVSGRSPDRLLDDVFAAVRDHAPGRPSDDRTAIALSLSPSVPGARRARA, via the coding sequence GTGGGCGGATCGGCGGGGGTGCGCCACGGCGTCCGCGTGCTGGTCGGGCTCGCCGTCGTCGCCATCGTCGCGACGATGGTCCTCGCCGTCTACTCGTCGGTCCGGGCGAACGACGCCGCGGCGGAGCGCGCGAACCGGCTCGACCCGGCCGCGACCGTCACCGCCCAGCTCTACACCGCGTTCGTCGACCAGCGCAGCGCGCTGCGCGGCTACCTCATCTCAGACGGCGCGAACGACAAGCTGCTCGACCCCTTTCGCGACGCCGAGCGGAACATCCCCGTCCTGACCGCGAGTCTGCGTGACCTGGTCACCGACTTCCCCGACCTGCTCACCCGGGTCGACGCGCTGAGCCGCACCTACCAGACCTGGCGGACCGGCGTCGTCCGCTCGGAGCTCGACGAGGCGGCCGGCGGCAACGCCCTGGCCGCGCAGCTCCTCGAGATCAGCGACGAGAGCCTGCTGCGTTTCCGCGACCTGCGCTCGGCCACCGAGGGCCTCACGAAGGCGATCGCGGACGAGCAGTCCGCGGCGACCGGCCGGGTGAAGAACTCGGCGGACCTGCTGCTGACCTCTGTCGGCACCATCGTCGCCGTGCTGCTGGCGATGTCGCTGCTGATGCTCGTCCTGTCCCGGCGCTGGCTCATCGTCCCGATCAACGAGCTGCGCCGGGCGGTGAACGCCGTCGCCGCCGGTCGCCACGACACCACGATCCCCGCCGTCGGCCCGCGCGAGATCGTCGACCTCGCCGGCAACGTCGAGACGATGCGCGCCCAGCTGGTGAGCCTGGTCCGCCAGAACGAGCGTTCCTGGGAGGCGCTCGCCCAGGAGGGCCCGGCGGTGCTGGCGCTGCGGGACGCGCTGACCCCGTCGTCGCTGCGCGACACGGCGGGGCTGGAGCTGCTCGGCCGGGTCGACCCGGCGGAGGGCGCGCTCGCGGGCGACTGGTTCGACGCCATCGAGATGCCCGATGGCCGGGTCGCGATCGTCGTCGGCGACGTCGCCGGGCACGGCGCGGCCTCCGGCGTCTTCGCGCTGCGGCTCAAGCAGTTGCTCACGGCGTCGCTGTCGCGTGGCTCCGAGCCCGCGACGGCGGTGCAGTGGGTGGTCGAGGCGCTCGGCGACACCGACGAGACGTTCGCGACCGTGCTGATCGCGGTCGTCGACCCGTGGGACGGCGAGATCATCTACGCCAATGCCGGCCACCCGGACGCGCTCGTGCTGCGCGCGGCCAGGCCCGCCGCGGCCGGCGCGGGCGCCCGGACGCGTGCCCGCGCCGCCGCCGGCTATCGCCCCGGCTACGGCGGCGGGCGCGGCGAGCCCGGCGGCCGCGGCGACTTCGACGAGCTCGAGGACCTTGACGACCTCGACGAGCTTGGTGACGGGGACGGCCTCGGTGACGTCAACGACCTCGTCGGGCTCGACCGCCTCGATGATCTCGACGATCCGGAGGGCCTGGACCGGCTGGCCGGGCTGGGCCTGGTGGAGCCGCTGGCATCCACCGGGCCGCTGATGTCCAGCCTGGTCGCCGAGCCGGGAGCCTGGCGCACCGGCCGGCTTCGCCTGGGCCACGGCGACGTGCTGTTCGTCTACACCGACGGCCTCGTCGAGGCGCGCGACGACGGCGGCCGGCTGTTCGGCCGCCACCGGCTCGTCGGCGAGCTGGTCCGCGTCTCCGGACGCTCACCCGACCGGCTGCTCGACGACGTGTTCGCCGCCGTGCGCGACCACGCTCCCGGTCGCCCCAGCGACGACCGCACCGCCATCGCGCTCTCGCTGAGCCCGAGCGTGCCGGGAGCCCGCCGCGCTCGGGCCTAG